A DNA window from Actinokineospora baliensis contains the following coding sequences:
- a CDS encoding MBL fold metallo-hydrolase has product MPSGPDTDAEAVVVVLGSAGGPTPKVGRRPVAHALEVAGEISLVDCGNGVAGQLVEAGLDLAKLRRVLITHHHIDHVADVAVLLHLAWSRLRAPVRVIGPPPLRRLFELHYEAFEVDIRSRMADEGWPHLRELVDIVELTSPGSIDCGVAQVTAATVEHPPIPSFGYRVDVAGRSVCFSGDTRPSQAVAELARDVDLLVHETTYLNNAASYLPTERAQRVLTRMRSVHSEPVGAARIAAAAGARALLLSPVGAFGPTSDDEIRREARSAYSGPISIGRDFLRVPVPSHEEVRN; this is encoded by the coding sequence GTGCCGTCTGGTCCAGACACCGATGCCGAGGCGGTTGTGGTGGTGCTCGGTTCCGCAGGCGGCCCCACTCCCAAGGTGGGGCGGCGGCCGGTCGCGCACGCGCTTGAGGTGGCGGGTGAGATCAGCCTGGTGGACTGCGGGAACGGTGTTGCCGGGCAGCTCGTCGAGGCGGGGCTCGACCTGGCGAAGCTGCGGCGGGTCCTGATCACCCACCACCACATTGACCATGTCGCTGACGTCGCGGTGTTGCTGCATCTCGCGTGGTCGCGGCTTCGTGCGCCGGTGCGGGTGATCGGGCCGCCGCCGTTGCGGCGGTTGTTCGAGTTGCACTACGAGGCGTTCGAGGTCGACATCCGGAGTCGGATGGCTGACGAGGGGTGGCCGCATCTTCGTGAGTTGGTCGACATCGTCGAGCTGACATCGCCAGGATCGATCGACTGCGGCGTCGCCCAGGTGACCGCCGCCACGGTCGAGCATCCCCCGATCCCGTCGTTCGGGTATCGCGTCGATGTGGCCGGTCGCAGTGTGTGTTTCTCCGGCGACACACGGCCGTCACAGGCCGTCGCCGAGCTCGCGCGCGATGTCGACTTGCTGGTGCACGAGACGACGTACCTGAACAATGCGGCCTCGTACCTGCCGACGGAGCGGGCCCAGCGGGTGCTGACGCGGATGCGGTCGGTGCACAGTGAGCCTGTCGGTGCGGCGCGGATTGCGGCTGCGGCGGGGGCTCGGGCGCTGTTGCTCAGTCCTGTCGGGGCGTTCGGTCCAACCTCCGACGACGAGATCCGCCGCGAGGCGCGATCCGCTTACTCCGGTCCGATCTCGATCGGTCGGGACTTCCTGCGCGTCCCCGTCCCCAGCCACGAGGAAGTACGCAACTGA
- a CDS encoding thiamine pyrophosphate-dependent enzyme, giving the protein MVTYRTGGESVVAGLKAHGLTTVFGLPGVQNDWLYNAFYDAGDDFRVIHTRHEQGAGFMALGATMATGLPSVCNVVPGPGVLNAGAALATAYGLNAKLFFLTGQVPQKMIGRELGTLHEVPDQPGLLRSLSKHYDRVTHPAEAGTKVADAVRALNTGRPRPVTLEVPMDVLAMRAPVPGASPVASEADELIDAEGIDNAVSVLAGAANPMIFVANGAQDVSAEVTALAELLQAPVVGYRTGRGIVDSRHPLSCFLPEAKPLWAETDVVIALGGSARSALQGWGRGARTLIRIDADQTVHGRYGQPDVAITGRLESHLPVLLDALRAKGVRGPDRTEQMRQVHAAWRERSAVLDQQIAYLSVIREALGDDGIFVDELTQIGFASRIVMPVHRPRTFLSTGYMGTLGYGFPTALGAKVAKPDTRVLSVTGDGGFLFAATELATAVQHGIGLVTVLFNNSQYGNVQQMQRDLYGGRVIATDLVNPDFEGFVTSFGAGYARAESPAALAPALDAAFANPGPTVIEVPVGDMVSVDRFR; this is encoded by the coding sequence ATGGTCACCTACCGGACCGGGGGCGAATCGGTCGTCGCGGGTCTCAAAGCGCATGGGTTGACGACCGTCTTCGGTCTTCCCGGCGTCCAGAACGACTGGCTCTACAACGCCTTCTACGACGCGGGCGACGACTTCCGGGTCATCCACACCCGCCACGAGCAGGGCGCGGGGTTCATGGCGCTCGGGGCCACGATGGCGACCGGACTGCCCAGCGTCTGCAACGTCGTGCCCGGCCCGGGTGTGCTCAACGCCGGTGCCGCGCTGGCCACGGCGTACGGGCTCAACGCGAAGCTGTTCTTCCTCACCGGTCAGGTGCCGCAGAAGATGATCGGTCGGGAGTTGGGCACCTTGCACGAGGTCCCCGACCAGCCCGGGCTGCTGCGGTCGCTGAGCAAGCACTACGACCGGGTCACCCACCCCGCCGAGGCGGGCACCAAGGTCGCCGACGCCGTCCGGGCGCTCAACACGGGTCGCCCCCGGCCGGTGACCCTTGAGGTGCCGATGGACGTGCTGGCGATGCGGGCTCCGGTTCCCGGGGCATCGCCGGTCGCCAGCGAGGCCGACGAGTTGATCGACGCGGAGGGGATCGACAACGCGGTTTCGGTGCTCGCGGGCGCGGCCAACCCGATGATCTTCGTGGCCAACGGCGCCCAGGACGTGTCGGCGGAGGTCACCGCGCTGGCCGAGCTGCTGCAGGCGCCGGTGGTGGGCTACCGGACCGGCCGCGGCATCGTCGACAGCCGCCACCCGCTGAGCTGCTTCCTGCCCGAGGCCAAGCCTCTGTGGGCCGAGACCGATGTGGTCATCGCGCTCGGCGGGAGCGCGCGGTCGGCGCTGCAGGGCTGGGGGCGGGGTGCCCGCACGCTGATCCGGATCGACGCCGATCAGACCGTCCACGGCCGCTACGGCCAGCCCGATGTCGCCATCACCGGACGGCTGGAGAGCCACCTGCCGGTACTGCTGGATGCCTTGCGCGCCAAGGGAGTCCGCGGCCCCGATCGCACCGAACAGATGCGGCAGGTCCACGCGGCCTGGCGGGAGCGCAGCGCGGTCCTCGACCAGCAGATCGCCTACCTGTCGGTGATCAGGGAGGCGCTCGGCGACGACGGCATCTTCGTCGACGAGCTGACCCAGATCGGGTTCGCCAGCCGCATTGTCATGCCGGTGCACCGACCCCGGACGTTCCTGTCCACTGGGTACATGGGCACCCTCGGCTACGGGTTTCCCACCGCGCTCGGCGCCAAGGTCGCGAAGCCGGACACCCGGGTGCTCTCGGTCACCGGTGATGGCGGATTCCTTTTCGCCGCAACCGAACTGGCTACCGCCGTGCAGCACGGAATCGGCCTGGTCACGGTCTTGTTCAACAACAGCCAGTACGGCAACGTGCAGCAGATGCAGCGGGATCTGTACGGAGGCAGGGTGATCGCCACCGATCTGGTCAACCCGGACTTCGAGGGGTTCGTCACCTCGTTCGGCGCGGGTTACGCCCGCGCGGAGAGTCCGGCGGCCTTGGCCCCTGCGCTCGACGCGGCGTTCGCGAACCCTGGCCCTACGGTCATCGAGGTGCCGGTGGGCGACATGGTCAGCGTGGACCGGTTCCGATGA
- a CDS encoding GntR family transcriptional regulator: MGSAPSAGQSKVDFVHEILRARIVNSEYAAGQRLIIDTLSKEVGVSQAPIREALRRLEAEGLVDYGANAGPSIVRLDKQDWFNLMEMKAVIEAYATRAAVPFITADDITELRSLNTRLSQALEAFDLESWSAHNRAFHELIRSRCPNQRMVGELEDLSQWADTVSRLVFSHERGFIIQVLGLSAGRETIAAHEQILDAVERGAADGALEDLSRAHTLALVKQVQDRLRANEVA, encoded by the coding sequence ATGGGATCGGCGCCCTCGGCAGGACAGTCGAAAGTGGACTTCGTGCACGAGATCCTCCGTGCCCGGATCGTGAACTCGGAGTACGCGGCAGGCCAGCGCCTGATCATCGACACCCTGTCGAAGGAGGTCGGCGTCAGCCAGGCCCCGATCCGGGAAGCGCTGCGCAGGCTCGAGGCGGAGGGGCTCGTCGACTACGGCGCCAACGCGGGGCCGTCGATCGTCCGGCTCGACAAGCAGGACTGGTTCAACCTCATGGAGATGAAGGCGGTGATCGAGGCGTACGCCACCCGTGCCGCCGTCCCGTTCATCACCGCCGACGACATCACCGAGTTGCGTTCGCTCAACACGCGGTTGTCGCAGGCGCTCGAGGCGTTCGACCTCGAGTCCTGGAGCGCGCACAACCGGGCGTTCCACGAGCTGATCCGCTCCCGGTGCCCCAATCAGCGGATGGTCGGCGAGCTGGAGGACCTCAGCCAATGGGCCGACACCGTGAGCAGGCTGGTGTTCTCCCACGAGCGGGGTTTCATCATCCAGGTACTCGGCCTCTCCGCCGGTCGCGAGACGATCGCCGCGCACGAGCAGATCCTCGACGCCGTCGAACGCGGCGCCGCGGACGGTGCGCTGGAGGATCTCAGCCGTGCGCACACCCTCGCCTTGGTCAAGCAGGTCCAGGACAGGTTGCGCGCCAACGAAGTGGCGTGA
- a CDS encoding CHAT domain-containing protein has product MGLFKKRKSLDDRYLELRALAEEAQNNEAPNAWNHVQELGWQLIKDCMARVHSADPLVPVIIVAITKITLRIELAAQDWHRVTTLGMAEAAAVAVIDQRHEAAPNPRLIEAIAMDLYRNAEVIAHAAHRAGVPTAACTIGEELTSIRLGDRTLARSTTSWVDRSTPEEQRSGLRVINERVRAERKRARRPLKFDGPPNELDSFYQQQMRSAFAEIDPARSGPRVAMAFGAGIPLEAMRQSDRSLLYVGAGVHGGMAIAVDSAALDDPGTPIASSTELPGFDVVAVENKVAALHRFAAGRRDREISGTVLSEHIEDLLAWLGETVWRPVLDRWPELRERPIAVIPLGESAQLPLFTAVLDDRPVCGFLDLAVTPSARSLILAAEHPPATGAAFVAADPSTGDDELIYVADEARAVAAVHGVEPLVISEPTGPPDDQRLRSAGPRTHSAGDIPTDLLDRVRRSAVVHLACHGVIKSREPLASALLLGGTLPLSSLLAVDLLAGSTIVLSACDLAGIGTAVPGEQLGFPAVLLACGARSVVAALWPVPDAPRTVRLMTRFHERLASAQAHRALGTAIEEAREAGAPASLWAPFTYFGA; this is encoded by the coding sequence ATGGGGTTGTTCAAGAAGCGCAAGTCCCTCGACGACCGGTACCTGGAGTTGCGCGCCCTCGCCGAGGAGGCGCAGAACAACGAGGCGCCCAACGCCTGGAACCACGTCCAGGAACTTGGCTGGCAGCTCATCAAGGACTGCATGGCCCGGGTGCACAGCGCCGACCCCTTGGTGCCCGTGATCATCGTGGCGATCACCAAGATCACACTCAGGATCGAGCTGGCGGCCCAGGACTGGCATCGGGTCACGACCCTCGGCATGGCCGAGGCCGCCGCCGTCGCCGTGATCGACCAGCGGCACGAGGCGGCGCCGAACCCCCGGCTGATCGAGGCGATCGCCATGGACCTCTACCGCAACGCGGAGGTCATCGCCCACGCCGCGCACCGCGCGGGCGTGCCCACCGCCGCGTGCACCATCGGCGAGGAGCTGACCTCGATCAGGCTGGGCGACCGAACCCTCGCCAGGTCCACAACGAGTTGGGTCGACCGCTCGACGCCCGAGGAGCAGCGGTCCGGGCTCCGCGTCATCAACGAACGGGTCCGCGCCGAACGCAAGCGGGCGCGACGGCCCCTGAAGTTCGACGGTCCGCCCAACGAGCTGGACAGCTTCTACCAGCAGCAGATGCGGTCCGCCTTCGCCGAGATCGACCCCGCCCGATCCGGCCCCCGGGTGGCGATGGCGTTCGGGGCAGGCATACCCCTGGAAGCTATGCGCCAGTCCGACCGGTCGCTGCTGTACGTCGGGGCAGGCGTCCACGGCGGAATGGCGATCGCGGTGGACAGCGCCGCCTTGGACGATCCCGGTACCCCGATCGCGAGCAGCACCGAACTACCCGGGTTCGACGTGGTAGCGGTCGAGAATAAGGTGGCCGCGCTGCACCGGTTCGCCGCAGGCAGGCGCGACCGGGAAATCAGCGGGACCGTCCTGTCCGAACACATCGAGGACCTGCTGGCCTGGCTGGGCGAGACGGTGTGGCGGCCGGTGCTCGACCGGTGGCCGGAGCTGCGCGAGCGCCCGATCGCCGTGATCCCGCTGGGCGAGTCGGCGCAGCTGCCGCTGTTCACCGCCGTGCTCGACGACCGCCCGGTCTGCGGCTTCCTCGACTTGGCCGTGACCCCGTCCGCCCGGTCGCTGATCCTGGCCGCCGAACACCCACCGGCGACCGGCGCAGCGTTCGTGGCCGCAGACCCGTCGACCGGCGACGACGAGCTGATCTACGTCGCCGACGAGGCACGCGCCGTCGCGGCGGTGCACGGCGTCGAGCCACTGGTCATCAGCGAACCGACCGGCCCGCCGGACGACCAGCGCCTGCGCTCGGCCGGACCGCGCACGCACAGCGCCGGGGACATCCCGACGGATCTGCTGGACCGGGTACGCCGTAGCGCGGTCGTCCACCTCGCCTGCCACGGCGTGATCAAGTCGCGCGAACCCCTGGCGTCGGCCCTGCTCCTCGGCGGGACCCTACCGCTGTCCTCGCTGCTGGCGGTGGACCTGTTGGCGGGCAGCACCATCGTGCTGTCAGCATGCGATCTGGCCGGCATCGGCACTGCCGTCCCCGGCGAGCAGTTGGGGTTCCCCGCCGTGCTGCTGGCGTGCGGCGCGCGATCGGTGGTCGCCGCGCTGTGGCCGGTCCCCGACGCCCCCCGGACCGTGCGCCTGATGACCCGCTTCCACGAGCGGTTGGCCTCGGCACAGGCCCACCGCGCTCTTGGCACGGCCATCGAAGAGGCCCGCGAGGCAGGCGCCCCGGCGTCGCTCTGGGCGCCCTTCACCTACTTCGGCGCCTGA
- a CDS encoding aldehyde dehydrogenase family protein — MRIEDFFVDGVWVPSTGQDHLEVFDPSVGRSRGVVRTASAGDVDQACAAAARAFPEWSSLHPDRRAAYVAAVGLGLAERAEELADAITAEVGTPRHKCVALQVNPAVAAFASAARLGAALQADERIDNTTVRRVPVGVVACITPWNYPLFQIASKIAAALVAGCTVVLKPSEVAPSCVVHLVEAASALPPGVLNVVFGGGPGTGETLVRHPSVDFVSFTGSTRAGRRIAAVAGEQIKQVSLELGGKSASIVLPGADLTTAITKTLSKTFQNSGQTCAALTRLLLPRTDLAEARAVLNRLVPTFTTGHPTDPTTELGPVTTAAQHEKILTLTSDARGLDLIASGPTTGTPPGYYVPAQAYLTDPNDPLAQEEIFGPVLAVIPYDSISEATDIANNSPYGLSGSVWGATPEQAAAVATQIRTGSISINGAPTHPDAPFGGFRMSGFGRERGAHGILEFLTTQSVHF, encoded by the coding sequence GTGCGGATAGAAGACTTCTTCGTCGACGGCGTCTGGGTCCCGTCGACCGGACAAGACCACCTTGAGGTGTTCGACCCGTCGGTCGGGCGCAGCCGGGGAGTTGTCAGGACGGCCAGCGCTGGTGACGTCGACCAGGCCTGCGCCGCGGCCGCTCGCGCGTTCCCCGAGTGGAGCTCGCTGCACCCAGACCGGCGCGCGGCATACGTCGCCGCTGTCGGCCTCGGCCTCGCTGAGAGGGCGGAGGAACTCGCCGACGCCATCACCGCGGAGGTCGGCACCCCACGTCACAAGTGCGTGGCCCTGCAGGTCAACCCAGCCGTCGCGGCGTTCGCGTCAGCAGCACGGCTGGGCGCCGCGCTCCAGGCAGACGAGCGGATCGACAACACCACCGTGCGACGGGTGCCGGTGGGCGTGGTCGCCTGCATCACCCCGTGGAACTACCCGCTGTTCCAGATCGCGTCCAAAATCGCCGCAGCCCTGGTCGCCGGGTGCACCGTGGTGCTCAAACCCAGCGAAGTCGCACCCTCCTGCGTCGTGCACCTCGTCGAAGCGGCCTCCGCCCTACCGCCCGGCGTGCTCAACGTCGTCTTCGGCGGCGGACCAGGCACCGGCGAGACCCTCGTCCGACACCCCTCCGTCGACTTCGTGTCCTTCACCGGATCGACACGCGCGGGCCGCCGAATCGCGGCCGTCGCCGGGGAGCAGATCAAACAGGTCTCCCTCGAACTCGGCGGCAAGTCCGCCAGCATCGTCCTACCCGGCGCTGACCTGACCACGGCGATCACCAAGACCCTGTCGAAGACCTTCCAGAACTCCGGTCAGACCTGCGCGGCCCTGACCCGCCTCCTGCTCCCCCGCACCGACCTGGCTGAAGCCCGCGCCGTGCTCAACCGCCTAGTCCCCACCTTCACCACAGGCCACCCGACCGACCCGACGACCGAACTCGGCCCGGTAACCACGGCGGCGCAACACGAGAAGATCCTCACCCTGACCTCCGACGCCCGCGGCCTCGACCTGATCGCGTCCGGACCGACCACCGGAACCCCGCCCGGCTACTACGTTCCCGCCCAGGCATACCTGACCGACCCGAACGATCCCCTCGCCCAGGAAGAGATATTCGGCCCTGTCCTGGCAGTGATCCCCTACGACAGCATCAGCGAAGCCACCGACATCGCCAACAACTCCCCCTACGGCCTCAGCGGTTCCGTCTGGGGTGCCACCCCCGAACAGGCCGCTGCGGTCGCCACCCAGATCCGCACCGGCAGCATCAGCATCAACGGAGCCCCAACCCACCCCGACGCCCCCTTCGGCGGCTTCCGCATGTCCGGCTTCGGCCGCGAACGCGGCGCCCACGGCATCCTGGAGTTCCTCACCACCCAGTCCGTGCACTTCTAG
- the hisC gene encoding histidinol-phosphate transaminase, with protein MSTASPGPVIRAAINGLPPYSAGRSVRDAAGGAVASELLGLAANEGPYGPFPAAAAAAVECVQSANLYPQSGFRSLRGELADFLGVEVERVAVGAGGIALIHHLSVALLDQGTTIVTGTPTFHAYALDARKQGASARTAPVRPDGSYDLAAMLELVDDLTRIVYVCNPNNPTGGIVTREELLHFVDAVPESTTVVVDEAYFEYARSTGYPDTIADRAFHRPNLVTLRTFSKAYGLAGLRVAYLVGSPALIEAVQKVQSNYEVTSVALAAARASLPETDELARRVELNRAGRTTLTEGLRRFGFTPIESHANFVYANVGDGKLFAKALEAEGIIVRPANAMGDPAGARITVGTPEQVERTVEALSRIAGKTSP; from the coding sequence GTGTCGACTGCTTCGCCTGGCCCGGTCATCCGGGCGGCGATCAACGGGCTTCCCCCCTACAGCGCTGGGCGGAGCGTGCGGGACGCGGCCGGAGGTGCCGTCGCGTCGGAACTGCTCGGCCTGGCCGCCAACGAGGGTCCGTACGGGCCGTTCCCCGCGGCCGCGGCGGCCGCTGTCGAGTGCGTCCAGTCCGCCAACCTCTACCCGCAGTCGGGATTCCGCTCCCTGCGCGGCGAGCTGGCGGACTTCCTCGGCGTCGAGGTCGAGCGGGTGGCCGTCGGCGCGGGCGGGATAGCGCTGATCCACCACCTGTCGGTGGCCCTGCTCGACCAGGGCACCACCATTGTGACCGGCACGCCCACCTTCCACGCGTACGCCCTCGATGCCCGCAAGCAGGGCGCGTCTGCGCGCACCGCTCCCGTGCGTCCCGACGGCAGCTACGACCTGGCGGCGATGCTGGAACTGGTCGACGACCTCACCCGTATCGTTTACGTCTGCAACCCGAACAACCCCACTGGCGGCATCGTGACGCGCGAGGAGCTGCTCCACTTCGTCGATGCGGTACCGGAATCGACGACCGTGGTCGTCGATGAGGCCTACTTCGAGTACGCGCGGTCAACCGGGTATCCCGACACCATCGCAGACCGCGCGTTCCACCGGCCGAACCTGGTCACCCTGCGCACGTTCTCCAAGGCCTACGGCCTCGCCGGACTGCGGGTGGCGTACCTGGTGGGGTCGCCCGCGCTGATCGAAGCGGTGCAGAAAGTGCAGAGCAACTACGAGGTCACCAGCGTCGCCCTCGCCGCCGCCCGCGCCAGCCTGCCCGAAACCGACGAACTCGCCCGCCGGGTCGAGCTCAACCGCGCCGGACGGACCACCCTGACCGAAGGACTGCGGCGGTTCGGTTTCACACCGATCGAGTCGCACGCGAACTTCGTCTACGCCAATGTCGGTGACGGCAAGCTGTTCGCCAAGGCCCTGGAGGCAGAGGGAATCATCGTGCGACCGGCCAACGCCATGGGTGACCCGGCCGGAGCGCGGATCACCGTCGGAACGCCGGAGCAGGTCGAGCGCACCGTCGAGGCGCTGTCGCGCATCGCAGGCAAGACCAGCCCATAG
- a CDS encoding CATRA conflict system CASPASE/TPR repeat-associated protein encodes MPQPRIDRPALVVYAFSALGGSDAEAGWREVGELWRACRDLGEITAPLLGVDAPAHLPDTPPTGGGFRVVASARRATAGRVRSMFAFTEQDIAGVVAVLSADEDSARSWDELIGRWRATAPASTVSGRYQVLVGLAADDARVPEVATRLAAGDSIRYPADDGPPGVRLWQVESPDDAVFAVAGPVSAETAIDEWVWAVDGRQGLVPLTRYCLNLFRVEHQRRVHRALRPLADVIAESDAASTDLAAAFDSAGDAATPSAELIAADRRVRRSQIGSTGVLWRLTRVQDIAAGLRGTAANLARLGPGTAGGALARHTAELDRFTNQLDKEAAFLETLVRRADAVHAAAAAIIGAATQRRRDRITLVQTSFVGSLLMALAAIQSFQYTTPLHTSLKGPVIGALTAAAFGLPLLLTRWSGLVTRDDRHHGHDLVAAAAFGGALGWLVSCIAWVTTTGRPAPGAATAVAVGLGVVVLVAATWFRDGARAGRRRR; translated from the coding sequence ATGCCGCAGCCGAGGATTGACCGGCCAGCGCTGGTCGTCTACGCCTTCTCGGCCCTGGGTGGATCGGATGCCGAGGCGGGCTGGCGCGAGGTGGGCGAGCTGTGGCGGGCGTGCCGCGACCTCGGGGAGATCACCGCCCCGCTCCTCGGCGTCGACGCCCCAGCGCACCTGCCCGACACCCCACCGACCGGAGGAGGGTTCCGGGTCGTCGCGTCCGCCCGCCGGGCGACGGCCGGGCGCGTGCGGTCGATGTTCGCCTTCACCGAGCAGGACATCGCGGGTGTGGTCGCCGTGCTCAGCGCCGATGAGGACAGCGCGCGGTCCTGGGACGAGCTGATCGGCCGGTGGCGAGCAACGGCCCCCGCCTCGACGGTCTCCGGGCGATACCAGGTGCTCGTCGGCCTCGCCGCCGACGACGCCCGGGTGCCCGAGGTCGCCACACGGCTGGCGGCGGGCGACAGCATCCGCTACCCCGCCGACGACGGCCCGCCCGGGGTCCGCCTCTGGCAGGTCGAGTCCCCGGATGACGCGGTGTTCGCCGTCGCGGGCCCGGTCAGCGCCGAGACCGCCATCGACGAGTGGGTCTGGGCCGTGGACGGGCGGCAGGGGCTCGTCCCGCTGACCCGCTACTGCCTGAACCTGTTCCGCGTCGAGCACCAGCGCCGCGTCCACCGCGCCCTGCGCCCGCTGGCCGACGTCATCGCCGAGAGCGACGCGGCCAGCACCGACCTGGCCGCCGCGTTCGACAGCGCCGGGGACGCGGCCACGCCGTCCGCCGAGTTGATCGCCGCCGACCGGCGGGTGCGGCGATCCCAGATCGGCTCCACCGGCGTGCTGTGGCGCCTGACCCGCGTGCAGGACATCGCCGCGGGCCTGCGCGGCACGGCGGCCAACCTGGCCCGCCTCGGCCCCGGCACTGCGGGCGGGGCCCTCGCCCGCCACACCGCCGAACTGGACCGGTTCACCAATCAGCTCGACAAGGAAGCCGCCTTCCTGGAAACGCTGGTCCGCCGCGCCGACGCCGTCCACGCGGCGGCCGCCGCGATCATCGGCGCCGCCACCCAACGTCGCCGCGATCGCATCACCCTCGTGCAGACCTCTTTCGTGGGCTCGCTGCTCATGGCGTTGGCCGCCATCCAGTCCTTTCAGTACACGACCCCTTTGCACACCAGTCTCAAGGGCCCGGTTATCGGTGCGCTGACTGCCGCCGCGTTCGGCCTGCCGCTGTTGCTCACCCGGTGGAGCGGACTCGTCACGCGCGACGACCGTCATCACGGGCACGACTTGGTCGCCGCCGCCGCGTTCGGCGGTGCGCTTGGGTGGCTGGTCAGCTGCATCGCGTGGGTGACCACCACCGGCCGTCCGGCACCGGGGGCGGCCACTGCGGTCGCGGTCGGGCTCGGCGTCGTCGTGCTCGTCGCGGCCACTTGGTTCAGGGATGGGGCCCGTGCAGGGCGACGTCGGAGGTGA
- a CDS encoding ATP-binding protein yields the protein MTAPAPYLDPLWARLPALRCVVLVGLPGTGKSLLVRELAAAAIGRRTGVLQWDVARRSWDQDPVARDKYPEIDGVTHAGVRVAMGSWVRSAVADWFTDDGLLIVEAPLIGGRFAELAHRLDDDAEAVLAAHSTLFTVLAPEDQLREQLRGQRSADMSEAGDDHLERHNASVKLLDELTDSLRTPAAEQGVTARTDSGYDQDLYVALMEKVLKHRHTTVIRPDSLMAVSGSVYALDDRAERVWPNPQQVHRSIAESEALSATALSDRVESWYRT from the coding sequence ATGACCGCCCCCGCGCCATACCTGGACCCGTTGTGGGCACGCTTGCCCGCGCTGCGCTGTGTCGTGCTGGTCGGGTTGCCCGGCACGGGCAAGAGCCTGCTGGTGCGTGAGCTGGCCGCCGCAGCCATTGGCCGCCGTACCGGTGTGCTGCAGTGGGATGTCGCGCGCCGGTCCTGGGATCAGGACCCGGTGGCACGGGACAAGTACCCCGAGATCGACGGCGTGACCCACGCGGGCGTGCGAGTGGCCATGGGTTCGTGGGTGCGCTCGGCCGTCGCGGACTGGTTCACCGACGACGGGCTGCTGATCGTCGAGGCACCTCTGATCGGGGGCAGGTTCGCCGAACTGGCCCACCGGCTCGACGACGACGCCGAGGCCGTGCTCGCCGCGCACAGCACCCTGTTCACCGTGCTCGCACCCGAGGACCAGCTACGCGAGCAGCTGCGCGGCCAGCGCTCGGCCGACATGTCCGAGGCAGGCGACGATCACCTCGAACGGCACAACGCCTCGGTGAAGCTGCTGGACGAACTGACCGACTCACTGCGGACCCCCGCCGCCGAGCAGGGTGTCACGGCACGCACGGACTCCGGGTACGACCAGGACCTGTACGTCGCGCTGATGGAGAAAGTGCTCAAACACCGGCACACCACGGTCATCCGCCCCGACAGCCTGATGGCCGTGTCCGGCTCGGTGTACGCCCTCGACGACCGGGCCGAGCGGGTGTGGCCGAACCCGCAGCAGGTGCACCGATCGATCGCCGAGTCCGAGGCGCTGTCCGCGACGGCACTCTCCGACCGGGTCGAATCCTGGTACCGCACCTGA